GTAACATGGAACACATTCAGGGAGCTGGGGGCTCTGTTTACCTTTAAGTGGGAAAGTCATGTCTGACCTGAAATTGGAGGATGCTTTCCAGTGTGAAGGAGTGTGAGGGAACAGACACAGGCACAGTGAGAACAAGGTCACTTTATTGGTATAGAGACTGCAGAGGGATCGGGGGCTTTAGCTGTTTGCAGCTATGGTTTCCTTAATCCAGGCCAAATAGTTGTAGACCTTGGTGTAGACTCCAGGCTTGTTCTTCTGGGCACAGCCATCGCCCCAGGAGACAATTCCTTGGAGCTCTCCGTCGCAGACTGCAGGACCACCAGAGTCCCCCTGGGTGGAAGAAAGGATAAGTTGTATGGACAGATGGAGGAGGAATATAGCTATATTGACTCTGAACCTTAAAGATCCCTTTCCAGCCAGCTCTGTGGCTCCACGTCCTTCTCATGGTGGCCCATTCTCTGTTCTTCCTAAGCAGACAGCATGCAGCCCAAGGGAGCCTTCCTCACGTCTCCATGGGGAGAACTTCAGGGAGCCTCCTTAGCCCCACCACCTTGGGAGTTCCAATCTTTTTCTCAGGTGGGGCCTGGGTATCAGTGGGAGCCTCTGTATGGGAAGGGTTGTTCCAATCACCTGGCAGGAATCCTTGCCTCCCTCAAGGAAGCCTATACAGAACATGTTGCTGGTAATCCTTCCAGGGTAGCAGGCTTCACACTCAGCCTGGGTCAGCACAGGAGCATACAGGCACTGCAGCTCGTCTGGGTAGTCAGCTGTGAGAATCaggaagagaacaaagaaagTAGAAATGTGGGTCAGCCCAGAGAAGGAGACAATAATCTAGGATGGAACATTGAAGAGGAACACTGCCCCTGGAAAGGACTCCAAAACATAAGTCCTGGCAAGGGGCTCTGGCTTTTCAATCCCAGAATGATCATTGTTGAACCCCTTCCAACATGTAATCACAGCACGTTCTCCATTTGTCCTGTCTCTCGATTTTAGGAGCCAAGTCCTTGAGACTTTGCATCCTCTGGTGCCCAGTACAGAACCTGTGTGTAATGGCCACTAGAAATGTGTCTTAAGCCCGGAGGCAAGTGGATTTAAGTTAAGGGGCATGGTTCGTTCTGGAAATTGTGAGGATGGAGGGAAGTAGAAGGACAAAGGGAGCCACGCACCACCATAGCTCAAAGTGTTGCCCCAACCAGAGATGAGGCACTCAGTGCAGGGAACTGGAGGGTGGGTGGGCAGAGGGATGATGGACACGTAGTCATTGATGACGGCAGGTGTGGAGAGCTTGATCAGCATGATGTCATTGTCCAGAGTTGTTGGGTTGTATTCGGGGTGGCAGATGATCTTGTCTGCGCTGATGAACTGCTCAGTCCCCTCAAGGACATTGATGTTGTGCTCTCCCAGTATCACCTGGATGCGGCTGATGGGCATGGCAGGCATGGTGAAGATCCTCTCTCACAGCTGGGTTACCCATCCCACCTTCCCCAGGGTTCTCAAGCTCTCTGCTCATGGACAGCTCTGGAGTCATAGGGTGGGGTGTGTGGCCATATCGCAGGGACAGAAGAGGGATGTGGGTCAGTGCAGGTGTGAGACCCAGGATCTTTCTGCTTCAGAGGTTGGTGTTAGTGGGGTGGGGCAGAGTCAAAGGGATCCCAGTGGAGGCTGCTTCTCAGTCCACCTTCACAGCCTCTTTCCCAGAATCTCCACAGTCACTAGCACTGTGGGCACAAGGAGATCCTTGAAGATTTCCCAGTATCCTCCATCCCAGGCCTTTGTTAACTGTGCATAGTGCCtgttcctccctcctttcttggCCTGGTGAGCACCATACTTCTGTGTAATCTAATCCAAAGGTAGCCATAGTATTAGAAtctcctgggaacttgttagaaatgtaaattcttggtCCTACCCCTGTCTATTGATCAGAACCTTGGGTATGGGACCCAGTGATTTGTGCCTTAAAGAGCCTATAGGTTTTTCTGATGCATACTCAGGTTTGAGAGTTCCTGGTATAGGCAGCAGTTCTGAGTTCTGTCTACACATTCTACAGTTACCAGAGGTAGAGTGTGAAATGCTTACTGATATTCACACCCTCTTCCTGAAAATTTTGAGTTAATTGCCCTGGGATAGGAcacaggcatcagtatttttaaaaactctttcttAGGTGGCTTTAATGTGTAGCTAACCAGCAAAAGTACTTGCCTGCTTTTCTCACTAGCTCAGTCCACTCCAAGATCATCCCTGCCTGGTTTTATGACCACAACCCTTGCTGTTTCATGGATTTGCCTGGGTGTGGGAGGTTCTTGTCTTGTGTTCACTCTCTGCTCTGGAGAGTCAGCTGCTGCCAACAAGTTTTCTTCTCCACCACCTCTCCCCTCCATCTTACCCAACCTCAGTACTTCCCTGGGCTGAAGCCATGCTCTCCCATGCAGCCTGGGTTGGATTTTTGCATTCAGGGGCCCCACACTTACGGCTTGTAGCAGTGACAGGCTGAAATTACCCATTGTTCACAGATGAGGGCGCCACCACAGAAGTGGTAGCCAGAATACAGGAACACTTGGTAGGGGACAGAATTCTCCTTACAGGTGTAGCCCCCAACAATCTTGTCATCATCGTCAATGGGGACAGCAACTGGAGTGGAGACGGGAAGGGAGAAGGCAAGTCAGTAGCATGTTGGGGGTGGTGCTCCCAGCCTGCAGTTGCTTCCTGCGAATTAGAAATCTTTAAGAAGCACAGTGAGGCTACGCAAGGGAGGGAGCACTGCCACCCCGGTGAGCATCACTGGATGTGGTTCCCAAGTCTCTGTGTCTGCAGGGCACATAGCTAGGTATCCAGTGGGGGCTCAGATCTCTCCTGGGGTCACCAGGCTGAGGATGCAAGGAATGTCCTCACAATGCTTCCAGTGGGATAGGAGTTGGGATGGGGTTGTCTCACCCACTGAATGCTTCTCTCTTTCATTCACCACCTGCGTACTCCACCTGGCTGTTTAAGCCCTGGATGGTCAGGATACTTTGGCCAAGCTAAGAAAACCCCCTGGCTGTGTAGACCTGGCCATGACCAGCTTCCCCCTCAGCTCAGATCTGTGTAGTGAAGGCAGAGTTGAGGGCAGCCCCAGGCTCACTTCAGCAGAACAAAGGTAGATGTTATTATTGTCCAAAAGAACAGCaattctcaaccttggctgcatgtctagaaatgttaaaaaatcacctgggaagcttaaAAGCCCAGAACACAGGCAGCACCCCAGACAAATGAAGTGAGAATTTCTAGAGTTGAGTCTCTGGCATGAGTAATTTTTCCACCTCCCCAGGTGCATTCAAGGTTAAGAGCAGCTATAGCGGAGGTATTCTGGTGCTGTGGGAGCCAAGCCTGAAGCCCGCTGCTTTATTTCGTGGGCCAGCCTCACCTGGTCTCCCTTCCCAGCATCTCCAACCACAGCTCGGATATGGATGAATTGCAGTGGTGGGAGTGAAATCAGGGAGAAGATGAAAGAGGTGAGGCTTAAAGAGAGCCCAGGGAGGATGGGAAGCCCAGATGAAGGAAATAGAATATCAGAGCACAGTCAAAAGAGGAGAAGTAGCAAGAATGGCAGGGCATGTGTCTGCCAGGAAAGGGATGGGTGGGGCCTGAGGCAGGGCATGAAACTCACCAGCAGCTCCCACAAAGGCAAGGATCAGGAGTGGATTCATGGTGGTAGAGTGTCCCTGACTGGTGGTGGAGGACCCATCTTTATACCTCCCGAGGATGGGGAGAGGAGGTGTCTGTGAGGTGAAGGTCACCACTCCTCCCAGGACAAACACACCTGCAGCTTTCCCCTTCCCAGGGTCTTGCATCAGCTCGGCTATGTTTGGCCACTCTGTGGGCTTGTGATTCACAGGTGATAAGGGAACTTGGCTTCTGAGAGCAGAGAGGAAGACTGGCTGTTTCCTGCAAGGATGCTGGGATGGGAAAGACAGGGAAAGATAAGACCCGGATCACACAGCTGGGCTTTCATAGGCCGAGGAGATGAGGGTTAGAGGGAGGGAGAATTGCCTGACTGTTTAGGAATCTTTTTAACTATTGTGGATGTATTTAATGTACTTAAGGAAGGGCAAGTGTTGGTAACAAGCTTGGCTTTTCAGTGTCCTGGAGCCCCCATGAGAGGAGCAAAGTCATATCTAAGGCTCGTTCCTATGAATATGAAGACGCTTCTCTCCAGTCAGCATGTGGCACGGTTAAATCTAAGGCTTTGGGGAATAAGAAATCCAAATTAAGGGGTAAGGAGAAGGGAAATGCAGCAATCCACAGGATTCTGGGCTTCCAGATGGCTCTCCTTCCTACCAAGGATTAAGGATGGGAAGTGTTTCAAAGGAGGGGGCACAGGTTAGGTAGGAGCTTACTCAGTGCATCTGGAGGATGGAAAACCAATGGCGCACTCCTCCCCTTCTTCAATGTGAAGACATTTGTTTCCCTCATGTGCATCTTATCATAGGTTCTTTTTATGCAGCCTCAAGGATGCCCTGGCAACTGGCACTCAGGGTGATGTAAACTGACCCACTTGCTCAGGGCTGACAGCCTGAACTAGCATGATATGCCCCCGATCAGATGTCAGAGTGTGGACCATGGTAAATCTGGGATACGATCTGATCTGAGATTTTAGCACATGGTAAATGGGTCGCATAACGACCCATTGGGTTCAATAACGAAGATGTGGAGGGGTGGgtctggaattttctattttagATGCAGTGAGATTATGCTGTGTTCAGTACAAAGTGAATCTTCCCAGATAATATCCTGATTTGCGCCCTACCAATGCTACTGAAATACAGTTGTGTAATTGACTGAGGCATAACCTGGCCAGAGCAGTGTGGAGATGGAGATGTTGTCTGCGCTCAGGTCTAGTGATGTAAAGAAAGGAGGAGCTTCCTTATGAGGAACTCTGAGTTCAGGCTGGTGATGGGTAGGAGTGAGCAGAGTTCAAGTTTGAATTCTTTGAAAGGTAAAAGAAGCAGCAATGTTCTGAAGATGGTGAACAAAATGAGCAAAGCTCAGAAACTTGGTGGTGAAATTGGACATGGCCAGGGGCTAGAGGGAGAAAGCAAATGGAAACCAGAGGGAATTGGAAAAAATGCCAGAGTGGGGCCCAAGGAGTTGAGAGGACACACAGACTACCTTCTGGCCCAATTCCTGGCATGGCTGCCAAGTCAGCTTCCCCACAGCCAGGAGACCTACTGCTTGGAGACACCCTCACCACCCCGTACCTCCTCTAATCACTGTTGGGCTCAAACCTAACACTGCTGTACTTAGATGGTGTATGCTGCCTGACAGCTTTATACGAATTTTTATGTAAGCAAGAGTGGTGCATAGCTCTTCATTTATGCTGAGTTTCACAGTTTAACTTCCCACAAACATGCTAATTGTGATTTGTGCAGaacaaaattatttccatttgtaGAGGAAGACAATGAGATTCAGAAGGATTCTGTCTTGCCCAAGAATACAGATCTTGGCAGAGCTGACCATAAGGCCAACGGAAGCCATGGAGAGTGCTGTGAAGTATGGGAATTGCTGCAGGTGGCATCTAAAAGGAGATTTATTGAGGATCAAAGCAGAGGTACCCAGAGGACAAACTGTACATCTGATTCCTTCCTGGTGCTTTTTTTCCTGGCAGAAATAGATGATTCAATTCATCTTTCTCCTGACACCTTGTCTCAGAGCCTTACCTTGCCACAGTTCCAGACCCATCCAGGCCATGACTGCCATGTAGATGACACACTTCTCTGCTCACGAATAACTGGTCAAGCCTGACGTATCCATGTTTTGGGGCATTGATAATATGGGTTTTTCCTGTGTTGTCCCTAAACATGTTTCATTTTGCCCCCTTGTCATGGGGTCTTCGCAGAACTCCTGCCTTGGAGGATAAGGAGAGACTCTTGCTGTAGCAACTGTAGAAACCAGTGTGCACTAAACAGGGAGGTGAACCTTAGTAGTAGGCGGAAAAGTTTTTGGAAAAGGGGATTTTTGGATCTGTGCTTGTGACTCTGACTCTCTGTCTGAAAGGGAACACCCAAGAATATGAGGATTTTCTGTATCTAGAGCTTGAAGACCAGCCTTCTCCAGTATTTTGCGCTCTTCCTTAAATGATCACACTATAGTCTGAGGTCAGCTTTGTTGAAAAATGAATGACCTTATAGACAGCAAAGACAGCTATAGGTGGAGACTGTTACTTCATACCGTAGACTCACATGTGTAGGACAGGTTCAGATCCAGCTGCCCGAGCTCAATTTGGAGGACATGCCATTCTTGCTACTGTTCATTCTGAACTACAGTTTTCTTTGTCTACTTCTCTAAGACATCTTTCTGGCTTGTATTTAGTGCTTAGCACACCAAACCACTGTCCTTCAATTATGATAACACTGAATCATTTTTGTGTGCTTACTATATAGCATGTACCTTACTATACAGTATGTAACTCATACATGTTAagaatgtgtttttcattttatcatcACAACCAACTATGGGattccccattttacatatgatcAAATGAGCTTTCTGGAGGTGAATGACTCTCCCA
The nucleotide sequence above comes from Macaca nemestrina isolate mMacNem1 chromosome 4, mMacNem.hap1, whole genome shotgun sequence. Encoded proteins:
- the LOC105471234 gene encoding putative trypsin-6 isoform X1 yields the protein MQDPGKGKAAGVFVLGGVVTFTSQTPPLPILGRYKDGSSTTSQGHSTTMNPLLILAFVGAAVAVPIDDDDKIVGGYTCKENSVPYQVFLYSGYHFCGGALICEQWVISACHCYKPRIQVILGEHNINVLEGTEQFISADKIICHPEYNPTTLDNDIMLIKLSTPAVINDYVSIIPLPTHPPVPCTECLISGWGNTLSYGADYPDELQCLYAPVLTQAECEACYPGRITSNMFCIGFLEGGKDSCQGDSGGPAVCDGELQGIVSWGDGCAQKNKPGVYTKVYNYLAWIKETIAANS
- the LOC105471234 gene encoding trypsin-2-like isoform X4; the protein is MHMRETNVFTLKKGRSAPLVFHPPDALIAVPIDDDDKIVGGYTCKENSVPYQVFLYSGYHFCGGALICEQWVISACHCYKPRIQVILGEHNINVLEGTEQFISADKIICHPEYNPTTLDNDIMLIKLSTPAVINDYVSIIPLPTHPPVPCTECLISGWGNTLSYGADYPDELQCLYAPVLTQAECEACYPGRITSNMFCIGFLEGGKDSCQGDSGGPAVCDGELQGIVSWGDGCAQKNKPGVYTKVYNYLAWIKETIAANS
- the LOC105471234 gene encoding trypsin-2-like isoform X2, whose translation is MQDPGKGKAAVAVPIDDDDKIVGGYTCKENSVPYQVFLYSGYHFCGGALICEQWVISACHCYKPRIQVILGEHNINVLEGTEQFISADKIICHPEYNPTTLDNDIMLIKLSTPAVINDYVSIIPLPTHPPVPCTECLISGWGNTLSYGADYPDELQCLYAPVLTQAECEACYPGRITSNMFCIGFLEGGKDSCQGDSGGPAVCDGELQGIVSWGDGCAQKNKPGVYTKVYNYLAWIKETIAANS
- the LOC105471234 gene encoding trypsin-2-like isoform X3, translating into MMTRLLGATPVRRILSPTKCSCILATTSVVAPSSVNNGRIQVILGEHNINVLEGTEQFISADKIICHPEYNPTTLDNDIMLIKLSTPAVINDYVSIIPLPTHPPVPCTECLISGWGNTLSYGADYPDELQCLYAPVLTQAECEACYPGRITSNMFCIGFLEGGKDSCQGDSGGPAVCDGELQGIVSWGDGCAQKNKPGVYTKVYNYLAWIKETIAANS